DNA sequence from the Deinococcus multiflagellatus genome:
GAAGAAGAAAAGCGGGCTTTCGGGTGTGGCGTGGGCCATCCGGTTCTGTTCAGGATTGCAGACGTTAGATGACGGCATCCGTCCTACGCCACGACGGTGCCCTCACCGTTCAGCGCGGCGGTGACAGGTTGCCCGGCCCGCGCGTCCCCGAAAATCACCCGGCGCACGCCCCCCTGCACCGCCTCGGCGGCGCCCAGCACCTTCTTCTTCATGCGGTCCTGGGCAAATTCCAGAGACGCCTCCACATTCGCCGCCGGAATCTCGCGGATCAGGCTGCTCTCGTCTGGGTAGGCGCGCAGCAGGCCCGGCACGTTGGACAGCAGCAGCAGTGCGTCGGCCTTCAGGGCCACGGCCAGGGCGGCGGCGGCGCGGTCGCCGTCTACGTTGATCGCCACGCCTTCATAGGAACTGGCGGGCGGGGTCAGCACCGGCAGGTAGCCCGCCGAGAGCAGCAGGTCCAGCAGCGCCGTGTTCACCCGCTCCACCGTGCCGGTATGGTCGCCGCGCAGCACCTTCACCTTGCCGTTCTCCACCGCGCGCACGCTGTCCTTGTGGCGGCCCTCGAAAATCCGGCCGTCCAGGCCCGAGAGGCCCACGGCGTTCACGCCCAGCCGCTGCAGCCGCTCCACGATGCCCTTGTTCATCTTGCCGCAGTACACCATCTCGAAAATTTCCAGCGTCTGGCGGTCGGTAAAGCGTGACGTATAGCCGCTGGGGCTGGTCACGAAGCGGGGCGGGTGCCCCAGGGCCTCGGCCACGCGGTTGGTTTCGCCGCTGCCGCCGTGCACGAGAATCAGGCGCTCGCCCGCCTTCCAGCGGGCCGCCATATCGGCACACACCGCGTCGTAATCAATGCCCGCACTGCCGCCCACCTTCACCACAATCATGCGCGCCATGTTAGCGGATGAAAGAAAGCAGGGTCAAACCTCTTTCATTTGAAAGGGAGGGTGGGGGCGTGGGCTCAGCGGCCCAGGAGCTGCAGCGCGGTCATGCCCGCCCAGCCCAGCAGCCACAGGGCCAGCAGGCGCCGGTACACGCGCTGGTACGCGGCCTTGCGCGTCTTGTGCCGGAACACCACCTGCGCCAGCCCCGAGCCCAGGGCCCCGCCCCAGGCTTCCAGGCGGTGCAACCCGGCTTCGGGGGTGCGGCGGCGCCCGCCCTGGGCCCGCCTCTTGTCCTGCCACACCGCCACAAAGGCGGCCAGCCCCCACAGCAGCTGCCAGACCACGAACAGCCGGAAGGCCAGCGCCAGGACGTCCGGCAGGGCCACGTTACTGCAGGGTGCGCGGCAGCGCCTGGGTGGGCGCGATCTTTTTCGGCTCGCGGAACTCGATGTTTTCCCACTCGCCCTCTTCAATCACCTGCAGCGCCGGGTTCAGCGCCTGGAAGTGGGCCACCACCGCCTGCACCAGATCGTCGGGCGTGCTGGCGGCGCTGGTAATCCCAATAGAGCGCACGCCGCTCAGATTCAGCCCTGCGAGGTCGGCGGCGGTTTCCAGACGCTCGGCGCGGCCACAGGTGTCAGCGGCCAGTTCCAGCAGCCGCATGCCGTTGCTGGAATGCGTGCTGGTGAGCACCAGAAACAGGTCCACATGCGGCGCAATGGCCTTGACCGCGTCCTGGCGGTTCTTGGTGGCGTAGCACAGGTCCTCGCTGGGAGGCACCACCAGCCTGGGAAAGCGCGCCTTCAGAATCTCCACGGTGCGCCGGGTGTCGTCCACGCTGAGGGTGGTCTGGGTGAGCACCACCAGCCGCTCGGGGTCGGGCACCTGCACGGTGTGGGGGTCGTGCAGCCCCTCGCCGCTTTTGCCCAGCACGCCCACCAGAATGGTCTGCTCGGGCGCCTCGCCGCGTGTGCCGATCACTTCCTGGTGGCGGGCGCTGTCGCCGATCAGCAGGATCGTGTAGCCCTCGCGGGCGTATTTCTTGGCCTCGGTGTGCACCTTGGTCACCAGGGGACAGGTGGCGTCAATGGTGCTCAGGCCCAGGGCGCGCGCCCGCTCGCGCACGGCGGGGCTGATGCCGTGGGCGCTGAACACCACGGTGTCGCCGCCGGCCGGCAGGGCCTCGATGTCATT
Encoded proteins:
- a CDS encoding [LysW]-aminoadipate kinase, translating into MIVVKVGGSAGIDYDAVCADMAARWKAGERLILVHGGSGETNRVAEALGHPPRFVTSPSGYTSRFTDRQTLEIFEMVYCGKMNKGIVERLQRLGVNAVGLSGLDGRIFEGRHKDSVRAVENGKVKVLRGDHTGTVERVNTALLDLLLSAGYLPVLTPPASSYEGVAINVDGDRAAAALAVALKADALLLLSNVPGLLRAYPDESSLIREIPAANVEASLEFAQDRMKKKVLGAAEAVQGGVRRVIFGDARAGQPVTAALNGEGTVVA
- the ispH gene encoding 4-hydroxy-3-methylbut-2-enyl diphosphate reductase translates to MVERLHLAKPRGFCAGVVMAIQAVEKAALTEDKPVTVYHSIVHNHTVVERLQQRHGVHFVEDLNDIEALPAGGDTVVFSAHGISPAVRERARALGLSTIDATCPLVTKVHTEAKKYAREGYTILLIGDSARHQEVIGTRGEAPEQTILVGVLGKSGEGLHDPHTVQVPDPERLVVLTQTTLSVDDTRRTVEILKARFPRLVVPPSEDLCYATKNRQDAVKAIAPHVDLFLVLTSTHSSNGMRLLELAADTCGRAERLETAADLAGLNLSGVRSIGITSAASTPDDLVQAVVAHFQALNPALQVIEEGEWENIEFREPKKIAPTQALPRTLQ
- a CDS encoding DUF1294 domain-containing protein, whose amino-acid sequence is MALPDVLALAFRLFVVWQLLWGLAAFVAVWQDKRRAQGGRRRTPEAGLHRLEAWGGALGSGLAQVVFRHKTRKAAYQRVYRRLLALWLLGWAGMTALQLLGR